A genomic window from Bicyclus anynana chromosome 11, ilBicAnyn1.1, whole genome shotgun sequence includes:
- the LOC128198523 gene encoding uncharacterized protein LOC128198523 produces MSDSSADSTNTKRPDGHVTKRAKKKVGVSSDDVGKRIKVPMFSSEDPELWFALLEGQLDSAGITDDQTRFAHVTNNLDITFAKIVKDIIINPPSLNRYEKVKTELIKRLSASHEVRVRQLLMHEELGDRKPSQFARHLQDLAGSNIPEEFLKTIWCSRLPKHVQTVLATQPSQSLDQLLDLADRVHEITAAKDVAATTTSQTNSPSVHAEIAELRKMVERLSAKLEERSDRSRTSTRRGTNHRASSRSGSRSASSYRRYPVCWYHAKFGQDAKKCQKPCDYQRSGNATGNH; encoded by the coding sequence ATGAGTGATAGCAGCGCAGATTCGACGAACACAAAGCGACCCGACGGCCACGTTACAAAGCGGGCGAAGAAAAAAGTGGGCGTTTCATCGGATGACGTCGGCAAACGTATCAAAGTGCCGATGTTTTCATCGGAGGATCCAGAGTTATGGTTCGCCTTACTAGAAGGGCAACTGGACAGCGCCGGTATCACCGATGATCAAACAAGGTTTGCACACgtaacaaataatttagatatcaCTTTCGCTAAAATTGTGaaagatattattataaatccgCCCTCTCTTAACCGATACGAAAAAGTCAAGACCGAATTAATAAAAAGACTATCCGCCTCACACGAAGTAAGAGTCAGGCAACTCCTAATGCACGAAGAGTTAGGAGACAGAAAACCATCACAGTTTGCACGGCACCTCCAAGACCTGGCTGGTTCGAACATTCCGGAGGAGTTTTTGAAAACAATTTGGTGTAGCCGGCTTCCGAAACACGTGCAGACAGTTCTGGCTACGCAGCCATCACAGTCGTTGGACCAACTTTTGGACCTTGCGGACCGCGTGCACGAGATAACCGCAGCGAAAGACGTAGCAGCTACTACCACGTCGCAGACCAACTCACCAAGTGTGCACGCCGAGATCGCAGAACTTCGGAAAATGGTCGAGCGACTATCTGCAAAACTGGAGGAACGCAGCGACAGATCGAGAACTTCAACGCGAAGAGGAACTAACCATCGAGCGTCGTCACGTAGTGGATCGCGCTCAGCTTCCAGCTACAGAAGATACCCGGTATGCTGGTACCATGCGAAGTTTGGTCAAGACGCAAAGAAATGCCAGAAGCCCTGCGACTATCAGCGTTCGGGAAATGCCACGGGCAATCACTAA